A region from the Devosia lucknowensis genome encodes:
- a CDS encoding ABC transporter ATP-binding protein: MIVAHDVTKTYGDTRVVDGVTATLPKGGITAIIGPNGAGKSTFLSMISRLMGMDSGTVMVDGLDVTRTPSDVLAKRLSILRQDNHMTARLTIRDLVGFGRYPHSKGRLTLDDRDHIDMALGYLNLHELADRFLDELSGGQRQRAFVAMVLCQDTDYVLLDEPLNNLDLRHAVGMMKQLRRAARELNKTIVLVLHDINFASVYANHIVCMKNGLVAHAGPPQDIITSDVLSAVYETPVRVEIVDGDRIGIYYE, translated from the coding sequence ATGATCGTTGCCCATGATGTTACCAAAACCTATGGCGACACGCGCGTGGTCGACGGCGTCACCGCCACTCTGCCCAAGGGCGGCATCACTGCCATCATTGGCCCGAACGGCGCCGGCAAATCGACATTTCTCTCGATGATCAGCCGCCTCATGGGCATGGATAGCGGCACGGTCATGGTCGACGGGCTCGATGTGACGCGCACGCCCAGCGACGTGCTGGCGAAACGCCTGTCCATTCTGCGGCAGGACAACCACATGACCGCTCGCCTGACGATACGTGACCTGGTCGGCTTCGGACGCTACCCGCATAGCAAGGGACGGCTGACCCTCGATGACCGCGACCATATCGACATGGCACTCGGCTATCTCAACCTGCACGAGCTGGCTGACCGCTTCCTCGACGAATTGTCCGGGGGCCAGCGCCAGCGCGCATTCGTCGCCATGGTGCTGTGCCAGGACACGGACTATGTGCTTCTCGACGAACCGCTCAACAATCTCGACCTGCGCCACGCCGTGGGCATGATGAAGCAGCTGCGACGCGCTGCGCGCGAGCTGAACAAGACCATCGTCCTGGTGCTGCACGACATCAATTTCGCATCGGTCTATGCCAACCATATCGTCTGCATGAAAAATGGACTGGTGGCCCATGCCGGACCGCCGCAAGACATCATCACCAGCGACGTGCTTTCGGCAGTCTATGAAACGCCCGTCAGGGTGGAAATCGTCGATGGCGATCGCATCGGCATCTATTACGAATAG
- a CDS encoding iron chelate uptake ABC transporter family permease subunit, with the protein MLERASSIAIPTTPAHSRRFSQPVIVISVLAVLALISVICFMTLGAKGSWSFILPFRGRKLLALCLVAYSVAVSTVLFQTVTNNRILTPSIMGFDALYVLLKTMLVFFLGAGALAGIDAQWQFGVEVVLMVVFSALLFRWLFLGEERSLTLLVLVGIVFGILFRSFSQFMQRMLDPNAFQVLQDSFFASFATVDTTLLAIACVVTALASLMALRIGHTFDVLGLGRNHAINLGVDYRRTVVTILMLVSVLVAVSTALVGPITFFGLLVATLAHSLVGNSRHVYVLPAAVLLAITCLVGGQTILERLFAFDTALSIIIEFLGGIVFITLVLRKAAR; encoded by the coding sequence ATGCTTGAGCGCGCATCGAGCATCGCCATACCGACGACGCCGGCCCATTCGCGCCGGTTCTCGCAACCAGTGATCGTCATCAGCGTGCTCGCGGTTCTGGCACTGATCTCTGTCATCTGCTTCATGACCCTGGGAGCCAAGGGGAGCTGGAGCTTCATCCTCCCGTTCCGGGGCCGAAAACTGCTGGCGCTGTGTCTCGTGGCTTACTCTGTGGCGGTATCGACAGTGCTGTTCCAGACCGTCACCAACAACCGCATCCTGACCCCTTCGATCATGGGGTTCGATGCGCTCTATGTGCTGCTCAAGACCATGCTGGTGTTCTTTCTGGGTGCCGGCGCCCTGGCGGGCATCGATGCGCAGTGGCAGTTCGGCGTGGAAGTGGTGTTGATGGTGGTGTTTTCGGCGCTGCTATTCCGCTGGCTGTTTCTGGGGGAAGAACGCTCCCTGACCCTGCTGGTGCTGGTCGGCATCGTCTTCGGCATTCTGTTCCGCAGCTTCAGCCAGTTCATGCAGCGCATGCTCGATCCCAACGCCTTCCAGGTGCTGCAGGATAGTTTCTTTGCCAGTTTCGCGACGGTGGATACGACATTACTGGCGATTGCTTGCGTGGTAACGGCGCTTGCAAGCCTTATGGCGCTGCGCATCGGGCACACGTTTGACGTGCTTGGCCTCGGCCGCAACCATGCCATCAACCTCGGGGTCGATTATCGCCGCACGGTGGTGACGATCCTCATGCTGGTCTCGGTGCTCGTGGCGGTATCGACTGCGCTGGTCGGGCCGATCACGTTTTTCGGCCTGTTGGTGGCGACGCTGGCACACAGCCTCGTGGGCAACAGTCGCCACGTCTACGTGCTGCCGGCCGCGGTGCTGCTGGCCATAACCTGCCTGGTCGGCGGGCAGACGATCCTGGAACGCCTGTTCGCCTTCGACACAGCTCTCTCGATCATTATCGAGTTCCTCGGCGGCATCGTGTTCATCACCCTCGTTTTGCGAAAGGCTGCGCGATGA
- a CDS encoding siderophore ABC transporter substrate-binding protein, protein MKSSLFAAIAAFALAMPLAQAQEITVSHAQGETVLPGVPETVLVQDWATFDNLHALDVSVAGVPSSNVPGYLADAVPADALQIGSLFEPDFEGIAASEADVYFVSARSAAAYPTAKDILPTVDMSLADNSDIVGGIKSNLTKLGEIFGKQDKAAELNAALDAKVAEVKAAAEGKGNALVLVTNAGNVGVYGPDSRVAWIHNQVGIPSALADVKDGDHGGDGVSFEFILETNPDWLFVVDRDAGTGESQGAAAALLDNELVNQTKAAQNGHIVYLDPQAAYITMHGYSGVMLLLDQVLAGLNA, encoded by the coding sequence ATGAAATCCAGTCTGTTCGCCGCCATTGCCGCATTTGCCTTGGCGATGCCGCTTGCCCAGGCGCAAGAAATCACCGTGTCGCACGCGCAGGGCGAGACGGTGCTGCCGGGTGTTCCGGAGACGGTGCTCGTGCAGGACTGGGCGACCTTCGACAATCTTCATGCGCTTGATGTGAGCGTGGCGGGCGTACCGTCCTCCAACGTTCCCGGCTACCTGGCCGATGCCGTACCGGCGGACGCGCTGCAGATCGGATCGCTGTTCGAGCCGGATTTCGAGGGCATTGCCGCATCGGAAGCCGACGTCTATTTCGTGAGCGCCCGCTCGGCCGCCGCCTATCCGACCGCCAAGGACATCCTCCCCACCGTTGACATGTCGCTGGCCGACAATTCCGACATCGTGGGCGGCATCAAGTCCAACCTCACCAAGCTCGGCGAGATCTTCGGCAAGCAGGACAAGGCTGCCGAACTCAACGCGGCGCTCGACGCCAAGGTGGCCGAGGTGAAGGCCGCGGCCGAAGGCAAGGGCAACGCCCTGGTGCTGGTGACCAATGCGGGCAATGTCGGTGTCTATGGGCCGGACAGCCGCGTCGCCTGGATCCACAATCAGGTGGGCATCCCCTCGGCCTTGGCGGATGTGAAGGACGGCGACCACGGCGGCGACGGCGTGTCGTTCGAATTCATCCTCGAAACCAATCCGGACTGGCTGTTCGTGGTCGATCGCGATGCCGGGACCGGCGAATCGCAGGGCGCCGCCGCCGCGCTTCTCGACAATGAGCTGGTGAACCAGACCAAGGCCGCGCAGAACGGGCACATCGTCTATCTCGATCCGCAGGCCGCCTACATCACCATGCACGGCTATAGCGGCGTCATGCTGCTGCTCGACCAGGTGCTTGCAGGCCTCAACGCCTAA
- a CDS encoding ABC transporter permease, whose protein sequence is MRPLLFAILLTVALAVISLFVGVSDVSLAGLFSADAADRPMQVLLISRIPRTLAIVLAGSSLAIAGLVMQMIVRNRFVEPSTAGTTEAASLGFLVATLAFPGWPLMGKMLISAAFALAGTALFLRILRAVPLRDVMLVPLVGIMLGGIVGAVTSFFAYRYELLPSLLAWNMGDFSGILRGRYELLWIGLGCGMLAYIAADRFTVAGMGRDFNTNLGLNYKRAMVLGLVVVSLISAVVLVTAGSIPFLGLIVPNLVSLTVGDNMRRTVPWVAVGGAAFVLACDIVGRLVRFPYEIPISVVVGVVGAAVFLSLLLRTRRHA, encoded by the coding sequence GTGCGTCCTCTCCTCTTCGCTATCCTCCTCACCGTCGCCCTGGCGGTCATCAGCCTGTTCGTGGGTGTGAGCGACGTGTCGCTCGCCGGCCTTTTTTCAGCCGACGCGGCGGACCGGCCGATGCAGGTGCTGCTGATCAGCCGCATTCCCCGGACCCTCGCCATCGTGCTGGCGGGTAGTTCTCTCGCCATCGCCGGCCTCGTCATGCAGATGATCGTGCGCAACCGCTTCGTCGAGCCATCGACCGCCGGCACGACAGAGGCGGCGAGCCTGGGTTTTCTGGTTGCGACGCTGGCTTTTCCGGGTTGGCCGCTGATGGGCAAGATGCTGATCTCGGCCGCATTTGCCCTGGCCGGAACGGCGCTGTTCCTGCGCATCCTGCGCGCCGTGCCTCTGCGCGACGTGATGCTGGTGCCCCTGGTGGGCATCATGCTGGGTGGCATCGTTGGCGCCGTCACCAGCTTCTTTGCCTACCGCTATGAACTCCTGCCCTCGCTGCTGGCATGGAACATGGGCGATTTCTCGGGGATCCTGCGCGGTCGGTACGAGCTTCTCTGGATCGGCCTCGGGTGCGGGATGCTGGCCTATATCGCCGCGGACCGCTTCACAGTTGCAGGCATGGGACGCGATTTCAACACCAATCTGGGTCTCAACTACAAGCGCGCCATGGTGCTCGGGCTCGTGGTGGTTTCCCTGATCAGCGCCGTCGTTCTGGTGACGGCGGGCTCCATCCCCTTCCTGGGACTGATTGTGCCCAATCTCGTCAGCCTTACGGTCGGCGACAATATGCGGCGAACCGTGCCGTGGGTGGCCGTGGGCGGGGCCGCCTTCGTGCTGGCCTGCGACATTGTCGGGCGCCTCGTGCGCTTTCCCTACGAAATTCCGATCAGTGTGGTCGTCGGTGTCGTCGGCGCCGCCGTGTTCCTGTCGCTGCTGCTGAGGACCCGTCGCCATGCTTGA